In Oscillatoria acuminata PCC 6304, a single window of DNA contains:
- the plsX gene encoding phosphate acyltransferase PlsX has product MGSSRARIAIDAMGGDNAPAAIVTGALQAASELDVDVLLVGDPDKIDSCIKEHQKDANFPNPNQVEIIPADEVVEMHEEPLSALKRKRNASIRVAMELVKKNQAQAIVSAGHSGAAMAAALLHLGRLRGIDRPAIGAIFPTIVPNKSVLILDVGANVDCRPKFLEQFAVMGTIYSQYVLGVEEPRVGLLNIGEEPSKGNDQAVRTHQMLVDNPLVPFFGNAEGRDILSGNFDVIVCDGFAGNVVLKFAEGLGEIVLNILKEELTQGIMGKMGVTLLKPSLKRFKQRVDHVERGGGLLLGVAGICIITHGSSQGPTVYNAIRLAKDAIDHNVLDRMQSQFESPKQLTAVPEPTAES; this is encoded by the coding sequence ATGGGATCTTCACGGGCACGGATCGCTATAGATGCTATGGGCGGGGATAATGCCCCCGCAGCAATCGTTACGGGTGCGCTTCAAGCCGCCTCGGAGTTGGACGTAGATGTTCTTTTGGTCGGCGATCCTGACAAGATCGACTCCTGCATCAAAGAACATCAAAAAGACGCCAATTTCCCCAATCCGAATCAGGTGGAAATTATTCCGGCTGATGAAGTGGTGGAAATGCACGAGGAGCCTTTAAGCGCTTTAAAACGGAAGCGCAATGCTTCCATTCGAGTGGCTATGGAATTGGTGAAGAAAAACCAAGCTCAAGCCATTGTTTCAGCAGGGCACTCCGGTGCGGCAATGGCAGCGGCCCTATTACATTTAGGGCGGCTGCGTGGAATTGACCGGCCAGCCATTGGTGCCATTTTTCCGACTATTGTTCCCAATAAATCCGTTCTGATTTTGGATGTGGGGGCGAATGTAGACTGTCGTCCCAAGTTCCTAGAACAGTTTGCGGTAATGGGAACGATTTACAGCCAATACGTTTTGGGGGTAGAAGAACCCAGAGTCGGACTGCTCAATATCGGGGAAGAACCCTCGAAGGGCAATGATCAGGCGGTTCGGACTCATCAGATGTTGGTTGACAATCCCCTAGTTCCCTTTTTTGGGAATGCGGAGGGTCGCGACATTCTGTCGGGTAACTTTGATGTGATCGTCTGTGATGGCTTTGCCGGCAATGTCGTCTTGAAGTTCGCTGAAGGTCTTGGGGAAATTGTTTTAAACATTCTCAAAGAAGAGTTGACCCAGGGAATCATGGGGAAAATGGGGGTTACCCTATTAAAACCGAGTCTGAAACGGTTTAAGCAACGGGTGGATCACGTTGAACGCGGAGGCGGCTTATTATTGGGAGTAGCCGGAATTTGCATTATTACTCATGGCAGTTCCCAAGGCCCCACGGTTTATAATGCAATTCGCTTGGCAAAAGATGCCATCGACCACAATGTGCTCGATCGAATGCAGTCCCAGTTTGAATCACCGAAGCAACTCACGGCAGTACCCGAACCGACGGCTGAAAGTTGA